AACCTTCAGCGCTGAAACCGCGCAGGAACATCCAGTCGGCGTTGTTATCCGAACCGTAGGGCTGCGAAACGACCCCTGAGCGGTACTGGAAGGCCTCGTCGTACTTGGTCACCGCACGCTTTTCCAGCTCGTCCTCATCGACCATCGAAGTGGTCCGCGGCGTTTCCAGCGCCGGCGTGTCGACCTTGAGGGCGGTGCCCATGATGACCATGGTTTCGCTGTCTTCGCTGGCGGTCGTAGCGGCCGAGTCCTGGGCCAGCGCGGCCAGCGGCAGCGCCAGCAGCGCGCCGGACAGCGACAGACCCAGCGCACGGCGGATCGTCAGCGACAAACGCAGGTCCGTCGCGGCAGGAAATGAGATGTGGGACATGGGAGCCTCGAATGATCGGATGGGCTGTTCTTGGTTGTTAACGCGCATGATAAAGATTTTTATTTAGCGTCACAACGGAACTTGGCTCATCGCGAGCTGCCCGGCCACTTTCGACTCCCCTTCAACCAATGCGCGACACCGCATCGCGGCTCGCATGGGCGCGCTGCTCGCCGGTCAACTCGCTCAACTGGCCATCGCGCATCTCCAGCAGGCGATCGGCGTGCTCGAAGTAGCTATCATCGTGGCTGATCGCGAACACCGTCAGGCCCTGGTCGCGCATCGCCGGTAACAGTTCGCGGTAGAACACTCGCCGGAAGCTCGGGTCCTGGTCGGCGGCCCATTCGTCGAGCAGCAGGATGTCGCGCTGCTCGCAGATTGCCACCAGCAGCGCCAGCCGCTTGCGTTGGCCCTGGGAGAGTTGCCGCGAGGTCACCCGCTGGTCGACGAATTCAAGCTTCTCGCGCATGTTGAGACGCTCGAGCCAGGCCTCGACCAATGCCGGGTCGGCGCCGCCTCCCTGCGGCCCCATCAACTGGTCGAAAAGATAGAAGTCGGTGAACACGCTGGCGAAACGCTGGCGATAGGCTTCCCACCGGCGATCGTCGATGAGCGTGCCGTCGACGAGGATCTCGCCCGACTGCGGGTGGTAGAGCCCAGTCAGCAGACGCGCCAGGGTCGACTTGCCGCTGCCGTTGCCGCCGATCAGGAAGATCTGCTCGCCGCGATGCACCGTGAGATCGAGCGGCCCGACGGCGAAGCCGGGCTTGTCGCCGAGCGGGGCATAGCGAAAACTCACGCCGCGAAGTTCGATGCATTGCCAATCGGCCGAGGCGTCTGCGATGTCAAAGCCCTCGCGGTCCTCGGCGAGCCGCAGCGATTCGAGCTTGTTGAACGCCACCTGGGCGCTGAGCAGGGTCGGCAGCGCCCCCACCGCGCCGATCAGCGGGGTGCGCAGGAACAGCAGCGCCAGGGCGTAGGTCGCCGCCACCGTGGTATTGGCCCAGCCCAGGCCATTGGCCAGATAAAAAGCCACGCCGATGGCGCCGAGCATCATGATGTTGGCCCAGTTGTTGGCGCTCAGGTGGAAGGTGTCGGCGCAGATGACGTGATGGCGATAATCGCGCGAGGCGGCATCGAAGCTTCCGCCGTATAGCCGCCGGGCACGA
The genomic region above belongs to Halomonas zincidurans B6 and contains:
- a CDS encoding multidrug ABC transporter permease/ATP-binding protein; this translates as MELLRVVFRDYRWPFISVMALSLASAGLGVGVIAFINQRMIADTASALTALPGFIGLLVLLLAISLGAQLALTMLGHWFVYHLRGRLIKRMLDTPIERLEQLGSAHLLASLSSDVRNVTIAFVRLPELVQGVVLTVATAVYLGYLSAPMLAVTALWITLTMLIGWWLVSRVYHHLNLVRESEDRLYQNYEAVIGGRKELSLNRYRARRLYGGSFDAASRDYRHHVICADTFHLSANNWANIMMLGAIGVAFYLANGLGWANTTVAATYALALLFLRTPLIGAVGALPTLLSAQVAFNKLESLRLAEDREGFDIADASADWQCIELRGVSFRYAPLGDKPGFAVGPLDLTVHRGEQIFLIGGNGSGKSTLARLLTGLYHPQSGEILVDGTLIDDRRWEAYRQRFASVFTDFYLFDQLMGPQGGGADPALVEAWLERLNMREKLEFVDQRVTSRQLSQGQRKRLALLVAICEQRDILLLDEWAADQDPSFRRVFYRELLPAMRDQGLTVFAISHDDSYFEHADRLLEMRDGQLSELTGEQRAHASRDAVSRIG